Proteins co-encoded in one Thermoanaerobaculia bacterium genomic window:
- a CDS encoding cytochrome c, protein MLKGFVLGIVLTGLLAAGGAYWYFASGRAPVAASAPPMPFEKTFARMGLHAYLNKLPHPKPQVPADDANLLAGARVYKDNCAVCHTLPGMDRSSIARGMFPPPPPLFQGKGVTDDEEWETYWKVENGIRMSGMPEFKGSLTETQIWQVTVLVKNADKLPPAVRSDLGSAAPPSSTATPTNH, encoded by the coding sequence ATGCTGAAAGGCTTCGTTCTCGGAATCGTGCTGACCGGGTTGCTGGCCGCGGGGGGCGCGTACTGGTACTTCGCGTCGGGGCGCGCGCCCGTTGCCGCGTCGGCTCCTCCGATGCCGTTCGAAAAGACGTTCGCGCGAATGGGTCTCCACGCCTATCTGAACAAGCTTCCGCATCCGAAGCCGCAGGTGCCGGCCGACGATGCGAACCTCCTCGCCGGGGCCAGGGTCTACAAGGACAACTGCGCCGTGTGCCACACGCTGCCGGGGATGGACCGGAGCTCGATCGCCCGCGGGATGTTTCCGCCTCCGCCGCCGCTCTTCCAGGGCAAGGGCGTGACCGACGACGAGGAGTGGGAAACCTACTGGAAGGTCGAGAACGGGATCCGAATGTCGGGCATGCCGGAATTCAAGGGCAGCCTCACGGAGACCCAGATCTGGCAGGTGACGGTGCTGGTGAAGAACGCGGACAAGCTCCCGCCGGCCGTCCGCAGCGATCTCGGGTCGGCGGCGCCGCCGTCGTCGACCGCGACGCCCACGAACCACTAA
- a CDS encoding DUF1579 family protein → MSTMTREDDRAAVDAGREFDFLEGEWSAICRVPSENGWAEAPGSLTASRALDGKIFVEHFEGIYHGGKLQGLGLRAFNRETREWEHTWTDSLEPGRFHVWKGVFRDGKIDLFGEWTETDGKPVRSRLTWSEITPDSAHWESSRSSDAGKTWRLHWVIDFRRRRGA, encoded by the coding sequence ATGAGCACGATGACGAGAGAAGACGATCGCGCCGCCGTGGACGCGGGGCGTGAATTCGATTTCCTGGAAGGAGAGTGGTCCGCGATCTGCCGGGTTCCCTCGGAGAACGGCTGGGCGGAGGCTCCGGGGTCGCTGACGGCGTCCCGGGCGCTCGACGGAAAGATCTTCGTCGAGCATTTCGAAGGCATCTACCACGGCGGGAAGCTCCAGGGTCTCGGCCTGCGGGCCTTCAACCGCGAGACGCGCGAGTGGGAGCACACGTGGACCGACAGCCTCGAGCCCGGCCGCTTCCACGTGTGGAAGGGCGTCTTCCGCGACGGGAAGATCGACCTCTTCGGCGAATGGACGGAAACCGACGGGAAGCCCGTTCGGTCGCGCCTCACGTGGTCGGAGATCACGCCCGATTCCGCGCACTGGGAAAGCTCGCGCTCGTCCGACGCCGGAAAGACGTGGAGGCTCCACTGGGTGATCGATTTTCGCCGGCGGCGGGGAGCCTAA